Genomic DNA from Polyangia bacterium:
GGGCGAGTGCATCTTGGGGTGGCGCCCGGGGTGACGATGTCGACGGCGCTATCTGGTTCGTCAGGCGGTCGCGGCAGTCAGTGCGGCGTGCGCGGCGCGGTACTCGGTCTGGTAGGGGAAGGCCGACGGCATGGCGAGCTTGATGCGGCGCACGCTGGTGCGGACCAGAGCGCCGATCTTCAACAGCTTGCGACGGATCGTGCCGCAGGAGGCGCGGGCGAATTGGGTGTGGGCGAGGCCGATGCGGCGCAAGGCACACAGCAGCACATAGGCCATCGAGGCGAACCACAG
This window encodes:
- a CDS encoding transposase; the encoded protein is LWFASMAYVLLCALRRIGLAHTQFARASCGTIRRKLLKIGALVRTSVRRIKLAMPSAFPYQTEYRAAHAALTAATA